CAGATGGCGAGTCTCTCGAACGGCGAGTCGTCGTTTGGGCAGTATATGCGCGGGGCGGAGTGCAAAATCAACAAGCCCAGCCTGCTGGTGGAGGCGGTCAACCTGATTGATGAGATGAAGATCTCGGAGCAGAATCAGGATGTGCAAGGCGACCTGTACGAGTACATGCTGGGGCACATGCAGTTTGCGGGGCGCGGCGGACAGTTCCGCACGCCGCGGCACATCATCCGCATGATGGTGAAGATGATCGATCCGAAGCCGCGCGAGCGCATCGGCGATTTGGCGGGCGGGACGGCGGGGTTTCTCGTCAACGCGCACCAGCATATTTTGGAGCGGCACACGTCGGCGGGGATTCTGGATTACGATGAAGACGGGATTCCGCATCACTTGATCGGCGACCAGTTGACGGGTCAGGAACGAGCGTTTATGTCGTCGCCGAAGTATCTGCGCGGGTTCGACAACGATTCGGGCATGACCATCCTGCGCATCGGTTCGATGAATCTGATTCTGCACGGCATCGAGTCGCCGCAGTTCTTTTATCGGGATACGCTCTCGAAGGAGTTCGACGACGAGCGCGAGTACGATGTGATTTTGATGAATCCGCCGTTCAAGGGCGCGGTGGATAAGGGGACGGTGCATCCGTCGCTGCCGAGCGACACGACCAAGAGCGAACTGTTGTTTCTGCATCTGATTTTGCGGGCGTTGGAGATGGGCGGACGGGCGGCGGTGATCGTGCCAGATGGCGTGCTGTTTGGGTCGAGCCGCGCGCACGTGGATTTGCGGCGCAAGTTGATCGAGGAGAATCGGCTGGACGGGGTGGTCTCGATGCCTGCGGGCGTCTTCAAGCCGTATGCGGGGGTGAGCACGGCGGCGCTGCTGTTTACGAAGGGCGCGCAGACGAAGGACATCTGGTTTTACGATATGGCGCACGATGGCTTTTCGCTGGACGATAAGCGCGTGAAGGTGGATGAGAATGACATCCCCGATGTGATCGAGTGTTGGGAGAAGCGGACGGATAAGAAGTTCAAAGCGAGCAGGGAACAGAGAGCAGCAGAACTGCGGGCAGAGTTGACTCCGCTGAAGGAGAAACGCTTGAAGTTGCAGGCGGAGGTCAATCGGTTGACGTTTGAGGCGGCGCTGGAAAACCCGTTAACCGCGAAGAGCGCAAAGAACGCGAAGGAAGAAATTAAAAACTTGGCGCCCTTGGCGGGCTTGGCGGTTCAAAACGCTCCTCCTGACGCGCAAGCCGAATTATCGAATATCCAATCCCGTTTGACGAATCTCGAATCTGAAATCTCTCCCCTGCAATCGGAACTCGACCGCCTGACGCGCCAGTTTTGGGTGACGGCGGAGCAGGTGCGCGCCAACAAGTACGACCTTTCTGCCAGCCGTTACCGCCAAGCCGAAGCGGACGCGGCGTATCACGAAGCGCCTGCGGTGACGTTGGAGCGTTTGGCGCGGTTGGAGGGGGTGATGCTGGATGAAATTCGGGAACTTGGGAAGTTGGTGAATGG
This DNA window, taken from Candidatus Denitrolinea symbiosum, encodes the following:
- a CDS encoding N-6 DNA methylase, whose amino-acid sequence is MLTDPKLRSQVDALWDKFWTGGLSNPLDAIEQFSYLLFLKRLDDRENAAERQAKRKGTAYESKVPQEMRWGVWKQKKAEEMLKRLKTVIFPQMASLSNGESSFGQYMRGAECKINKPSLLVEAVNLIDEMKISEQNQDVQGDLYEYMLGHMQFAGRGGQFRTPRHIIRMMVKMIDPKPRERIGDLAGGTAGFLVNAHQHILERHTSAGILDYDEDGIPHHLIGDQLTGQERAFMSSPKYLRGFDNDSGMTILRIGSMNLILHGIESPQFFYRDTLSKEFDDEREYDVILMNPPFKGAVDKGTVHPSLPSDTTKSELLFLHLILRALEMGGRAAVIVPDGVLFGSSRAHVDLRRKLIEENRLDGVVSMPAGVFKPYAGVSTAALLFTKGAQTKDIWFYDMAHDGFSLDDKRVKVDENDIPDVIECWEKRTDKKFKASREQRAAELRAELTPLKEKRLKLQAEVNRLTFEAALENPLTAKSAKNAKEEIKNLAPLAGLAVQNAPPDAQAELSNIQSRLTNLESEISPLQSELDRLTRQFWVTAEQVRANKYDLSASRYRQAEADAAYHEAPAVTLERLARLEGVMLDEIRELGKLVNGE